A stretch of the Hydra vulgaris chromosome 09, alternate assembly HydraT2T_AEP genome encodes the following:
- the LOC136085177 gene encoding uncharacterized protein LOC136085177 — MQSRRPSNTQIERTSYVFCTCLRRLGFDFTSDEENEELHNPKKRKHPIAVKRKCVSPIIQSQYQQPFKTPFALIDSLSTISPTASQSSLFLSSTQQEKTISHKILHPILQHPLQSKIPRRILKTSLLSQSNSTFSANTYVSQRAQQESRKTSNIALNKFPLTEAKFQYKVLHQLEEILEETKKQGNQDKLLDSTYFIHQMSDLENFHEFDNGLNENCQYTSLRTQLSKMGGVTCYANVKAILLKLMTNKLMSNFNLDGTGKKMPFRKTNLIKVIVEAMPKYAGNEIEKCIGNVLKRAPDRKGGGGREKGNSENDSFENNF; from the exons ATGCAATCAAGACGTCCTTCAAAC ACGCAAATTGAACGTACATCGTACGTTTTCTGCACGTGCCTGCGCCGGCTGGGCTTTGATTTCACATCTGACGAAGAAAATGAAGAGTTACATAATCCAAAAAAACGAAAGC ACCCAATAGCTGTTAAAAGGAAATGTGTTTCTCCAATCATACAATCGCAATACCAACAACCGTTTAAAACTCCCTTCGCTTTGATTGATTCTTTGTCTACTATATCACCAACTGCATCACAATCCTCATTGTTTTTATCTTCTACCCAACAAGAAAAGACCATATCTCATAAAATCTTACACCCAATTCTTCAGCATCCACTACAATCAAAAATACCTCGAAGAATTTTAAAGACATCCTTATTATCACAGTCTAATTCTACATTTAGTGCAAATACATATGTATCACAAAGAGCTCAACAAGAAAGTAGAAAAACTTCAAATATAGCATTAAACAAGTTTCCATTAACTGAAGCAA AATTTCAGTATAAGGTTCTTCACCAATTAGAAGAGATTTTGgaagaaactaaaaaacaagGCAACCAAGACAAATTACTCGATTCAACATATTTTATACATCAAATGTCTGATTTGGAAAATTTTCATGAGTTTGATAATGGATTGAATGAAAATTGTCAATATACTAGTTTG agaacCCAACTTTCTAAAATGGGTGGTGTCACGTGCTATGCAAATGTTAAAGCAATTCTTTTAAA ACTAATGACAAACAAGTTaatgtcaaattttaatttggatgGAACAGGGAAGAAGATGCCATTTCGCAAGACAAATTTGATAAAGGTTATTGTTG AGGCCATGCCCAAGTATGCTggaaatgaaatagaaaagtGCATTGGTAATGTCCTAAAAAGAGCGCCGGACAGAAAAGGCGGCGGTGGTCGTGAGAAAGGAAACAGCGAAAATgacagttttgaaaataatttttaa
- the LOC136085178 gene encoding uncharacterized protein LOC136085178: MLFYSNRSASCKDNGVRDFFDTREFHNHPFLQKFPKTFLLHFFVDAFEVTNVLGSHTIVHKLEALYMQVRNVLPEYQSKTDSIYLIGLWYALDAHITRYSYDKFLKHVLCQLQELESEQRVQVIVNGKEVTIYAIIVIFSADILGTHSLFGFMESFRATYFCRFCKSTQSEVQETYRSIAFEKQSMADYNQCIVESQSADYDPSKTGIKHGCSLNCLNWFHCVEQSAVDSDKNSKPPEINLQNLRIQAAESWCLIRNLPLMIGKYIPDEEPHWKLLILLLACVDIIFAPEITDGLITQLEFLIEEHHYYFKSVYPENRLIPKHHFMLHYPECMAKFGPLSRYWCMRFEAKHRFAKELSSVIRNFKNICYSVMHRYQLKLANCLFSRSLYSNNKQLGKCDKVVIGNLQVEIGNTIRESLNLNILNVVYDASSITFGSYAIKLGCILCHNVLESYPQYGELLNFVYIAPKVFLVLDPLETINFNKRFHAYVVQKMKFSLKFTVINADSCKDYHPYNITNICDQMFIGTCYRIFKLLLFAVIILLINKFILNSCILNYLLSE; the protein is encoded by the exons atgttattttattccAATAGATCAGCTTCTTGCAAAGATAATGGAGTTAGAGATTTCTTTGACACAAGAGAATTTCACAATCATCCTTTTCTCCAGAAATTTCcgaaaacatttttacttcatttttttgttgacGCATTTGAAGTTACAAATGTGCTAGGAAGTCACACAATTGTTCATAAACTTGAGGCTTTATACATGCAAGTTCGAAATGTTTTGCCAGAGTATCAGTCTAAGACAGACAGCATTTATTTGATTGGACTATGGTATGCTTTAGATGCACATATTACACGCTATTCCtatgacaaatttttaaaacatgttttgtgTCAGCTTCAAGAATTAGAAAGTGAGCAAAGGGTTCAAGTTATAGTAAATGGAAAGGAAGTAACTATTTATGcgataattgtaattttttcagCAGATATTTTAGGGACACATTCGTTATTTGGTTTTATGGAAAGTTTTCGTGCCACGTATTTTTGTCGTTTTTGTAAAAGTACTCAATCTGAAGTGCAAGAAACTTATAGGTCAATAGCTTTTGAAAAACAATCAATGGCTGACTACAATCAATGTATAGTTGAATCTCAATCAGCTGATTATGATCCTTCTAAAACTGGCATAAAACATGGTTGTTCTCTAAACTGTCTCAACTGGTTTCACTGTGTAGAACAAAGTGCTGTTGATT CAGACAAAAATAGCAAACCACCAGAaataaatcttcaaaatttaCGCATTCAAGCTGCTGAATCATGGTGCTTGATACGGAATTTGCCTCTCATGATTGGAAAATATATTCCAGATGAAGAACCCCACTGGAAACTTTTGATTCTGTTACTAGCGTGTGTGGATATTATTTTTGCTCCGGAAATAACGGATGGTCTTATTACTCAActtgaatttttaattgaagaacATCATTACTACTTTAAATCAGTTTACCCAGAAAACAGATTAATCCCAAAGCATCACTTTATGCTGCATTATCCAGAATGTATGGCTAAGTTTGGGCCATTAAGTAGATATTGGTGTATGCGATTTGAGGCAAAACACCGTTTTGCTAAAGAACTTTCTTCAGTTATacgtaactttaaaaacatctgTTACTCTGTCATGCATCGATACCAATTAAAACTTGCTAATTGCTTATTTAGTAGGTCATTgtattcaaataataaacagCTTGGTAAATGTGATAAAGTTGTTATCGGAAATTTGCAAGTGGAAATTGGCAACACCATACGTGaatcattaaacttaaatatacttAATGTAGTTTATGATGCTAGTTCAATTACTTTCGGATCATATGCAATCAAATTAGGTTGCATTTTATGTCATAATGTACTTGAGAGTTATCCACAATATGGAGAGCtgcttaattttgtttatattgcaCCTAAAGTGTTTTTAGTACTGGATCCACTagaaacaattaatttcaataaacgTTTTCATGCCTATGTagtacaaaaaatgaaatttagtttaaaatttactgttaTTAATGCAGATAGCTGTAAAGATTATCATCCATATAACATTACTAACATATGCGATCAAATGTTTATAGGCACATGTTACagaatttttaaactgttattgTTTgcagttataattttattaataaataaatttatattgaatagCTGCATATTAAACTATTTGCTTTCTGAGTAG